The region CTCCCAGGATACCCGACCGTCCGTAAGGCAAGACCACCATTCGTATGGTCTCCCATCTGGTAGCCCCCAGGGCCAGCATGGCCTCCTGCTGGGAGCGGGGCACTACCAGCAGCACCTCCCTGGAAACCGCGGAAATAGTAGGCGTGATCATGATTGCAAGGATGATACCGGCAGCCAGCATGCCGAAACCGTAGGGTGCACCCTTAAAGAGGGGCAAGAAACCAAGGGCACTCCCGAGGACCGGTTCTACAGACGACCGCACCCAGGGCACAAGGACGAATACCCCCCACAAGCCATATACCACGCTGGGAATAGCTGCTAGAAGCTCCACAAGGAATGATACAGGGCCTCGTAACCAGTGAGGAGCCAGCTGCGTCAGGTAGATGGCGATACCCAGGCTCAGCGGGAGCGCTATCGCAAGGGCAATCAATGATGACACCACCGTGCCGTAAACCAGCGGCAAAGCGCCGAATACTCCATGGACAGGGTCCCAGCGGGAGCCCAGGGCAAATCCCGGGCCAAACTTTGTGAAGGTGAGCTGCGCCCCCTCCACAAGCACCCAGAGGATGGCCAGGACTACGCCCACCAGGCTCAAGGCGGCAAGGTAGGCGAAACCGCGGAAGGCGATATCCCCTTCTAACCACGCTTTATAGCTTTTCTTTTCCATCAAAAAGCATCCTCCCAGAAATCATCCTCCGCACTGTTTTTGAGCTTCCGAATTTCGAGCTTTCGAACGAAACGAAATCTAGCAGCGTAGCTGTGTAACTGTGTAAACAAACGGGCATAGGGGAAGCCCCGGGCGATTCCGGGATCCTCTTCCCCTTCAAGCCATACGGTTATACGGTCTATATCTTATATCTATATCTGGCTGTCTATATCTGATTGTCCATATCTGATTCCTTGATTCCATATGATCATATCAACAGCTTTAATAGCTCTAAAGTAGTAGCTCTAACGTCAACCAGTTAATCATTGTTACTGAGGTTTTAACATAAGGTGCCATAGAATGCCAGCTTCGAAATCTCGTATGGCAATATACTTGGCAGGATGGCCGCAACAAACCACCAACTATCAGGCAACTGGCATCCTTTGGCACTTTATGTCAAAACCTTAGTCATTGTTATTGGTTTGTTTATTTTATTTATGGAGAATCTCGCCCCTGTAATTAATCTGCTTGATCTTCTTCTCGGCCAGTTTCACTACGTTGTCAGGCAGCGGGGCGTAAAGCAGCTCCTTGGCAAATTTTTCACCGTCGTGAATGGCCCACCACAGGAATTTGACCAGTTCGGTACCCTTTGCTTTATCCTTTTGATCCTTGTAAACCAGCAGGTAGGTATAGCCAGCGATAGGGTAGGCGTCCTCGCCAGGGGCGTTGACGATGGAAACCCGCATATCTTCCGGCATGTTGGAGACTGCACCTGCAGCAGCAGCGGTGGTGGTCTCGAGGGTTGGCTCTACAAATTTGCCAGCCCGGTTCTTCAGGAAGGCATATGGCAAACCATTTTGAATGACATAGGCCAGTTCGACGTAGCCGATAGCACCCGGAGTTTGCTTAACAGCGCCGGATACGCCCTCATTACCCTTGGCCCCGATACCGGTAGGCCATTCTACAGATGTGCCTTTCCCAACTTTTGTCTTCCAGGTGCTGCTGACATTGCTCAGGTAATCCGTGAAGATGTTGGTGGTGCCGCTTCCGTCGGAGCGGTGCACGACGACAATCGGCTGAGCTGGTAGATCAACGCCGGGGTTGATGGAGGTAATCCTCTTATCGCTCCACTTCGTTATCTCGCCCATGAAGATGTCGGCCAAAATGTCGGGTGTCAGCTTGAGACCGGTCTTAACGCCCTTCAAGTTGTAAGTAATTACTACAGCGCCCATTACAGTTGGGATGTGGAAAATCTGCCCCGGGGCCTTGGCCAGCTGTTCGTCTGTCATTGGGGCATCACTCCCAGCAAAGTCCACCGTTTGTTCAAGGATGCCCCTGATGCCGCCGCCACTGCCTATGGACTGGTAATCAATAGCCACGTTTGGATCGACCTTGCGGTACTCATCAAGCCACTTGCTGTACAAGGGGTATGGGAACGAAGCGCCAGCCCCGTTCAGGGCCACGGTTCGCGCCTCGATCTGCACAACGGGGCCGACCAGCACTCCCACCAAGAGGATCGACATAAGCAGGACCAACCATTTGTTTCTCGTGTTGAGCACTTAATTTCCCTCCTCCTGAAATCTTGCAGCCTTCGTATTGCCCACTACGCTTTTTATCTTACAAGCCCCCTGTTACGGACCAATTGCAGCGGTGTTAACATTATGTAAAAGTATGTAAAAGCTGGTAGACGGGCCACTCCATAATCTCTAAGGCATCCTGCTGACATCTTCATATCGACGCGTGACCGACAGGATTCGACGATATCGCGGCGAATTCCTTTGTTATGCGACTTATACAATACCCTATCGCGCAGGCTAGATTTTATAGCCTCTGGAATGTAATACCTTAAAATCGCGAGGTGCAGCCGATTTGCTTAAACAGCCCCAACAACTCCTTAGACAAGCACCGACTACAGGTAGAGGCATCATCATTATCTCCATTCTCTCCATCCTCCTACTCATCCTTATGTCCACCCTGCACCTACCCCTATCACTGGGCGACCCAGCCGACGCGCAGGAATCCCAGCCTTTAAACCCTTTACAGGCAGGGGCGGGCGCCCCCACAGCCGCGGCCGTTGCGCGCGGCATCTGGATCGACGCGAAGAGCATCCCTTCCGACCCAGATGCTATCCGGGCCATGGTCAGGCGCCTGAAGGATGCCAACTTCAATATGATCTTCCCCGAGGTCCTCTACCAGGGCTCCACTATCTTTTTCTCAGGGACCGCCGCCTCTGAGGGCATACAGCCCCAGATGCCGAGGTTCTCAGGGATGGATCCTCTCGCGATCCTGATCGATGAAGCCCACAGGTTCTCTATCGAGGTCCATGCCTGGTTCAGCATGTTCTATGTCGGGCTCAATACCCCGGGACCGATTCTGGGAAGGCACCCCGAGTGGGCTGCGATCAACAGGCAGGGTGAGATAGGTTACAGGCAAGGGGTAAACAGGTTCTACTGGGTATGCCCGATGCATCCCGGCGTCCGCGAATACTACACCAGGCTCGTTCAGGAGGTCGCCCGGAAGTATGATATAGACGGGGTCCACCTCGACTACATCAGGTACCCCGACCCCATACAGGGGGACTTCTGCTATAGCCCGGAGCATCGCGAGGACTTCAAGGCAAAATATGGTGTCGACCCGCTCGACCTGGATCCCGAAGCCGACCCGGAGCGATATAAGCTGTGGAACAAGGTGAGGGCGGATGCTGTAACCGAGGTGGTCAGGTCCATAGCCGGGGAACTGAGACAATCAAAGCCCGGCGCGAGGCTCTCGTGCGCGATCGCGCCCCGGGGGATGCCCATCGAGCTGAACTCGGGCCTTCTCCAGGATTGGCCGGAGTGGGCGAGCAGGGGCTATGTCGATATGCTCATTCCAATGACATATAGCTCGAGGCCGAACGAGATGAAGGCGCTCTTGACCTGGTCGCAGTACTTCTCCCGGGGGGCGGTCCCGGTCTATGCAGGTATCCAGGGGTTTGGCCTCTCCGGCCCCGAGGGGTTGCTGGCCCAGGTGAATTCCGCGCTCGAACAGGGCGCAGGCGGTGTTGTCATCTTTGCCTATCCCTACCTCACCGATGAAAGCCTGGCCGCCCTGAAGGCCGGTCCATTTGCGACCGCAACCGCAGAGGTAGGCACTCCAGGTAATCTTCCCCAGAACCGTCCCTTTTCTGAAGCCTTTGAACGCCAGGGAGAGCCGCCGCGCATGATACAAGCAATTCGAGTCGCCACCCCTCCTGTCATCGACGGTATGCTCGACGATGAGGCATGGCAGCTGGCCGGGTGGCAGTCGGGCTTCAAGTTGATCACCGGTGAGGGAGACGCCCGGGAGCAAACCTCCGTCGCTGTATGTTACGACGATTCCAGGCTCTACATCGCCCTCAGAATGGCGGATGAGAGGCCGGATCTCATCAGCGCGTCGGTCACATCACGGGATGGACCTGTATTCTACGATGACTCTGTGGAGGTCTTCCTCGACCCGGCTCATACTCACAGCTTTTATTACCACTTTGCCGTGAATCTCTTCGGGACCCAGTACGACAGCTACTCGCGAACAGGCCCATCCTGGAACGGGACATGGCGCGCAAGGGCTTCCACAACAGGAGATGGCTGGGTCATGGAGATGGCCATACCCATCGATGAGATTGCGAAATCTCGTCCCACCGCCGGGACCATATGGGGCGCAAATTTCAACAGGACGATGCTCCGGCTGCAGGAATTCAGCGGCTGGGCCTTTACGCCGGGCACGTTCCACGCACCGTCGTTCTTCGGCGATATAATATTTGAATAAACCAAGATGAGGCGGGAGGTGATGGAGGTGATGATGGAGGAAAACGGGTCAGCCGCGTCGAATCTTTCAACACAAATCCAGGAAGATGCAGGTACAAATCCGGGAGAATGAAAGACGAATGGGGGCGGTATCAGCGTCATGGACAGGTGGGAGTGTACTGTGTGCGGGTATATCTACGATCCGGAGGAAGGGGACTCCTCCAGCGACATCGACCCGGGAACGCCGTTTGAAGATCTCCCCGAGGACTGGGTCTGTCCGCAGTGCGGGGCGACAAAGGATCTCTTCGAAAAGTTGGTTTAGGTCCGGATCGGGTCCGTGATTCGGCATCGGATTCGTGGCTCGGTCTAGATGCGGACGCTAGGTATACAGGGTGGATGGGGTTGCACGCCCGGACAGGCATGCAACCCCCCATGTTATCCAAGCTACTTGAGCATGTCCTTGACATCCCGGCCATGAGGAGGGCAACCGGGAATATAGGTTACCTCCTGGGACTGCGCGGAGCGCGCCGCGGCGGCGACATCCCTCATACAGCTGCCCACCAGGATCAGCCTGCCCTTCACCCCATCCGGCTTTGTCGCGCCAGCCATCTGGCCAAACATTATGGTGTTGCCTCTGAGGAGCTCAAGCTCCCCCTCACGCTCCAGGTTCGATATAAAGGTCTCCATGAAATGCCGGCAGCCGCTGCATGCCCCGCTCTCATGCACATATATGCCCTTAGCAATGAGATCGCTGAAGTCCAACACATGACGCCTGACCTTGCGGGCAATCTCCGAAACCGGCACGCCGGCGACCTTGATCTTCCCCGGGTCGCCGCACCCCAGGCCCTGGGCGTCGGCGAGCCCGATATATTCAACCTCGCCCGGGTCGATCCCCATGATCAAAGATCCGATGGCATCCGCGGCAACGGTATCCGTCGACGCCACCATAACCCCGAGGTTCGCAGGCTCCCCGTGGGCTGGCCCGAGGCCCTCCATGCCGATCGTGCCATCAAGGACCGTGAGATCGGGGCAGACGATCTTGTTGAGATCCACTATGGCCTGTGAGAGGCCCCACTTGTGAAACCGCTTCTTATCCTGTTCCCGTATGATGCCCTTCATATTTTTAAGGCTCAGCGTCACGGGAAGGGCATCGTGGGTCTTCATAACGGGGAGGTTGATTACCACATCCGCCTCCAGTATAGCCCGGGGCACATGAAGCCTGTGAAAGGCCCGGCCGCATGGCACAGGCACGGCAACCATTTCGGCCGTCTTCAAGTCCAGGAGCTCGGCCCCGAGCTCCCCGGCGAGGGCGTAATACCCATTCGCCTCAAAGGCGTCTCGCGTCGATGTCCCGACGATCGCCCCCTCGCCGATGATGATCTTCCGGGCGCCCGCCTCCTTGACCAGGATCGACAGGGCCTTGACCACACCGGGATTCGTGGTTGCACCTGTCAGGTGGTTTTTCTTGAACCCGATATTGGGCTTCAAAAGGACGATGTCGCCCGGGCT is a window of Bacillota bacterium DNA encoding:
- the pstC gene encoding phosphate ABC transporter permease subunit PstC, which produces MEKKSYKAWLEGDIAFRGFAYLAALSLVGVVLAILWVLVEGAQLTFTKFGPGFALGSRWDPVHGVFGALPLVYGTVVSSLIALAIALPLSLGIAIYLTQLAPHWLRGPVSFLVELLAAIPSVVYGLWGVFVLVPWVRSSVEPVLGSALGFLPLFKGAPYGFGMLAAGIILAIMITPTISAVSREVLLVVPRSQQEAMLALGATRWETIRMVVLPYGRSGILGAAILGLGRALGETMAVTMVIGNRPQIFPSLFELAQTIASIIANEFSEAFNDLHLSALVAAGLILFVITLLLNIMARLLVWRVARVPQGVTRE
- the pstS gene encoding phosphate ABC transporter substrate-binding protein PstS: MSILLVGVLVGPVVQIEARTVALNGAGASFPYPLYSKWLDEYRKVDPNVAIDYQSIGSGGGIRGILEQTVDFAGSDAPMTDEQLAKAPGQIFHIPTVMGAVVITYNLKGVKTGLKLTPDILADIFMGEITKWSDKRITSINPGVDLPAQPIVVVHRSDGSGTTNIFTDYLSNVSSTWKTKVGKGTSVEWPTGIGAKGNEGVSGAVKQTPGAIGYVELAYVIQNGLPYAFLKNRAGKFVEPTLETTTAAAAGAVSNMPEDMRVSIVNAPGEDAYPIAGYTYLLVYKDQKDKAKGTELVKFLWWAIHDGEKFAKELLYAPLPDNVVKLAEKKIKQINYRGEILHK
- a CDS encoding family 10 glycosylhydrolase — translated: MSTLHLPLSLGDPADAQESQPLNPLQAGAGAPTAAAVARGIWIDAKSIPSDPDAIRAMVRRLKDANFNMIFPEVLYQGSTIFFSGTAASEGIQPQMPRFSGMDPLAILIDEAHRFSIEVHAWFSMFYVGLNTPGPILGRHPEWAAINRQGEIGYRQGVNRFYWVCPMHPGVREYYTRLVQEVARKYDIDGVHLDYIRYPDPIQGDFCYSPEHREDFKAKYGVDPLDLDPEADPERYKLWNKVRADAVTEVVRSIAGELRQSKPGARLSCAIAPRGMPIELNSGLLQDWPEWASRGYVDMLIPMTYSSRPNEMKALLTWSQYFSRGAVPVYAGIQGFGLSGPEGLLAQVNSALEQGAGGVVIFAYPYLTDESLAALKAGPFATATAEVGTPGNLPQNRPFSEAFERQGEPPRMIQAIRVATPPVIDGMLDDEAWQLAGWQSGFKLITGEGDAREQTSVAVCYDDSRLYIALRMADERPDLISASVTSRDGPVFYDDSVEVFLDPAHTHSFYYHFAVNLFGTQYDSYSRTGPSWNGTWRARASTTGDGWVMEMAIPIDEIAKSRPTAGTIWGANFNRTMLRLQEFSGWAFTPGTFHAPSFFGDIIFE
- a CDS encoding rubredoxin translates to MDRWECTVCGYIYDPEEGDSSSDIDPGTPFEDLPEDWVCPQCGATKDLFEKLV
- a CDS encoding DUF362 domain-containing protein, which gives rise to MTSCRALVGVTKCGDPNDFGAVLRSTGDLLDLIGGIRSIVSPGDIVLLKPNIGFKKNHLTGATTNPGVVKALSILVKEAGARKIIIGEGAIVGTSTRDAFEANGYYALAGELGAELLDLKTAEMVAVPVPCGRAFHRLHVPRAILEADVVINLPVMKTHDALPVTLSLKNMKGIIREQDKKRFHKWGLSQAIVDLNKIVCPDLTVLDGTIGMEGLGPAHGEPANLGVMVASTDTVAADAIGSLIMGIDPGEVEYIGLADAQGLGCGDPGKIKVAGVPVSEIARKVRRHVLDFSDLIAKGIYVHESGACSGCRHFMETFISNLEREGELELLRGNTIMFGQMAGATKPDGVKGRLILVGSCMRDVAAAARSAQSQEVTYIPGCPPHGRDVKDMLK